A part of Rhopalosiphum maidis isolate BTI-1 chromosome 3, ASM367621v3, whole genome shotgun sequence genomic DNA contains:
- the LOC113560180 gene encoding radial spoke head protein 9 homolog: protein MDVKVFHYLIDALKVAGCSIYEDNIPVLYNSLIKLQGENHFNSVYLWGRIETSTNDYYIAYGHQKDPIENRIFFYTQNILEWDIMPTDWSILETDLVRKIKTKLYGNPRYLEWVDNSNKKSQETTEYPIAPSVVVKYEDYMESGEEDVHNAENITFNDVVSIDEAGEMMETESTFVDPSNLKNSIKEEDRLAIIVQMIDNECHIVPRGYFYKLPNGNIIKAPYFKGLDYSEVGNENNFLHINPQYCQPKGPQNDVRPDYNGSIDFLQSIDKDIPKGCWTSRILSNRYFVIHNLLWPGAVFFQDMNTGIHGYFYNGYGLKNLDLPFMI, encoded by the exons ATGGACGTAaaagtttttcattatttaatcgaCGCGTTAAAAGTAGCCGGTTGCTCTATATACGAAGACAATATACCAGTTTTGTACAAttcgttaattaaattacaaggtGAAAATCATTTCAATTCTGTTTATTTGTGGGGCCGTATCGAAACATCGACCAATGATTATTACATTGCTTATGGTCACCAAAAAGATCCAATTGAGAataggatatttttttacac acAAAACATTTTGGAATGGGATATAATGCCCACCGATTGGTCAATACTCGAAACGGATTTggtacgaaaaataaaaactaagttGTACGGCAATCCAAGATACTTGGAGTGGGTAGATAACTCAAATAAAAAGTCACAAGAGACAACAGAATATCCGATAGCGCCGAGCGTAGTAGTAAAATATGAAGATTACATGGAAAGCGGGGAAGAAGACGTCCATAATGcagaaaatataacttttaacgaTGTCGTATCAATCGATGAAGCCGGAGAAATGATGGAAACG GAATCTACTTTTGTCGATCCttctaatttgaaaaattcgaTTAAAGAAGAAGATAGACTGGCCATAATCGTTCAAATGATTGACAACGAATGTCACATAGTTCCACGAGGATATTTTTACAAGTTACCAAACGGAAACATAATTAAAGCTCCTTACTTTAAGG GTTTAGATTATTCAGAAGTGGggaatgaaaacaattttttacacataaatCCACAGTATTGTCAACCTAAAGGTCCACAAAACGATGTACGGCCAGATTACAATGGGTCCATTGATTTTTTACAATCAATAGATAAGGATATACCAaaag GATGTTGGACTTCTCGGATTTTATCAAATCGATATTTCGTTATTCACAATTTACTGTGGCCAGGCGCTGTATTCTTTCAAGATATGAACACAGGCATCCACGGTTACTTTTATAATGGATATGGCctaaaaaatttagatttaccGTTTATGATCTGA